The stretch of DNA GCGAGGGCCTGGGAGGCTGCAGCTCGGGCAGTACCTTGGCGTGAGTCATAAAGTAATCAATATCGGCCTCCATCTCACTAGGGTCCTCCAGGGGCCCCTCAGAAATCACCTCCTCGTGCTCCTGGGTGTCATCGGCTCCGGATGGGTCGATGTGGAGGACAACTTTGCGAATGACCTGCAGCatagagggaggggagaaggggctgGGGAAGCCGGCCAGACAGCTTGGAAAGAGCAGGTCGCGGAACGAGGCGGGGGGTCAGAAGCAGCCTTTGTCCCCAGGTGCCCTTCCCTGCGCGGCCAAGATCAGGGACGGCCTCTCACCCCCCATCGGGTGGGGAATTCACACTGGGCAGCCTCAGAGGGGCTGGAATTTGCGGGGGGTTCTTAGCGAGGCTCATGGATGATCGGGGTCTCACCAaccccctccccgctccccgaCTTCTATCTCTAGCCCAGGGCGGTCCATCCTGCCTCCTGGTGTGCTGGAAGTTACGCCCTCTGTCTTCCCCTTACGACTGTGAGCCCCTGAAGGGCAGGGCGTTCCTGTCCCTTGGGTCCACCTGTTCCCTATTCACGCATCCAAATATTCCAAGGACGGTCTGCTCTGCACCTACCGCGTGCGAGCAGTGGGAGGTGAGAACGCAAACAAGCACGAAGCTCCCCGTGCAGGAGGGAAGACGGGGTCCTGCTCTGACCTAGCATGAGCCCCGGAGCAACACAGGTCTGCCTTCTGCCCTACACCTAGCACCGTGCCCAGCACCTGTTAGGCAGAACCACGTCTCCTGGTGTAAACCTACTGCCAACCCCATGCATTCCCACGTCCTTTTATCTCAGGAGGCCCACAGGGAACCCCGTACTGCTGTCGTACAGCTGTTTTCAGGGCCAGGCATCACAGGACTAGGTTTGGGGTGTTCCATGGGGCCCGGTCCTTCTGGAACCCAGTAGGAGGAGCTGAATTCAGGCTGAATCAGGCCAAGTGGCTGTAAGGAATGTCACGTCTGGACTGCGGCAGGTGTCTACCCCTCTGTTAGGGCAGCAGCAAGAAGCTGGGGGTGAGTCCACCGCCTTTTCAAGCTTCTAGCCCGCCTGCCTCTGCCCAGCTCCAGGGGACTCTGCACCCACCTTCTTGGTGACGACGTTGCCctgctcatctgtgaaatgctCCTCTGTCACCTGCTCCCCTGGAATATCCTGAAGCTCATCCCCCTGGAattagaggaagggagaaaactcGAGATTGATAAGCAGGCATTTGGGAATAAGGACAGAGGATGAAGAAATAAAGTAGCGCCAGCAGTAGCCACAGTCCCACGAGTCCCCACCCTGGCAGGAAACTGCAACTCGGCCGCCAAACCGGGCTCTGCGTGAGGGGCACCCCGGGGGGTCCTGGGCCCGAGGACCGGAGGGAGCCCTGGGCTCCCAGGAGCGCTGCCACAGCAGCGGGGGTGGGCAAAACAGGGGCGATTATGCGGGCTTtacggagagggagggaggccccCGATTTCTACTCCAACGGCACTTGACAGGGAAGAACCCCCTGCCCCAGACGCCTTTGCCCTGAGGGTGACTTGCTGCCTCACTGAGCTGGCTGGGGACAGAAGCAGGAGGGGGCCGGCTTCCCAAGTCCCAGAGCCGAGCCTTCTCTGCCGTGTCGGGGAGTCGGGGGTGGGCCGGGCAGTGAGTGCCGCCCAGCTCTGGCCCCGCACGTTCCACCCGAGGCCCGCCTGGCCTTCTCTTCCAGCAGGCGTCCTACACATCCCAGCGCGGCGCCCGCAGCCCCGGCCTGCCCCCTCCTGGGTTACCTTCAGGAGGACCCGGCGCCGGACCACCCTGGTGGAGATGGTCTCGTCGTCGTCGCTCAGGCCCTCGTTCTCCCCCAGCTCCTTGTCCAGCTCCTGGTGGATGTGCTTCAGCACAAAGCACAGGGAGCCCCGGACGATGTGCATCACGTTCTGGCAGCTGACCAGGAAGAAGCCCAGCAGCACCAGGGTGACCAGGAGCTGGGTGATGAAGGCCCACATCCTCACCTCCTCACCAGTCTGGCCCTCCAGGGCCTGCGCAGCCAGGGGGCCACCAGGCAGGGGTCCAGCCTCTCATTCTCCTCTGGGACTCCGGAGGCCCCCTGGGACACCCTCCATTTTCTCCCCGCGAGGGAGGCTGCGGGGCCCCTAGTGGAACTGCCGCCAGAGTGCCCTCCTGCTGagagcccagctctgccctcgGCCTGGGTGACGTCAGGCTCCAGTAATTTTAGCTCCCAAGCCAGCTGCCAGGCTGTCCAGCGGGGCTAGAAGGAAGCAGGCAGGTGTGCGTGTCCTGGGCGCCGGAGGCGCGTGTTAAAGTCACCGGGTGCGACACCAGCCCTGAGAGCTTGCAGGGGCCGGTGGCCCTGTGACAGCTAGAGGCAGCTCTGTCCAGGAAAACTGTCCCATTCGGACTTGGGAAAGTAAGACGTCTGTAGAACGTGGCTACTTGTGTGTGTCCCTGGGCTGCTACTGCCATGATCAGAATGATGTCACCCCGCTCGCTCATGGCATGGGGCCGGCTAACACCCTGGAGGGTGCAGGGTTTGTTTCAAAAATAGCCCCGGGTGAGTGACTTGCTCAGGCCCAGCCCTGGGAGTGCAGGCGTCCAGGGAGGGCCCTGGGAGCCCGTGCAACTCCCTCAGCCCCTCGGGCCTCGGTCCCCGCTTACGCGGCACAGCAACCCCAGATGCAAGCGTGCCACTGGTGTGTCTATTTAAGGCCTGTCCTTAAAGGCTCTTCCCAGGCTGGGCTGTCAACACCAGGGCAGGAACCATGCGCATTAAACTCGCCTTTGCAGAGCCGACTCCCTAATGCAGCCCAGCAGCTGCGGCTGAAAGGAATTCCCCTCTCGGGATCAGGCCGTGCCTCTCTGGGCTGCAGCCGGCGTGGCAGAAAGAACCAGGATCTGGACCCGGCACACTGACCCTGCGGCTTCCCGCTGTGGGGCTCAGGGAAGCGGGGCgccttctctgggcctcggtttccccggCGGTCAAACAGGGGCGGGTTCAGGAGCTCTCCTCCCGTTCTGAGAGTGCCGGGAGGTCGCACGGTTTGTGAGCCCACCGCTAGGGGCGGTGACAGCAAACACCCCACGCAGCCCGCTGCCCAGGAGGGGCTCTGTGTGCGTTTCACACACTAACTCGGTTATGCCTGCAGCACCCCTCATCGCGTCTCTGATTTTCCCATCTCACACAAAGGAAACGGAGGCACGGAGAGGTTGGTAACTTGCTATGTGAAAGAGTAAGGAAACGAGGGTCAGATTTCCAGCTGCGACCCCGGCACAATCCTACCTCATCTCCACAAGACAGCACCTGGGACACAGAAGCCACACGTGCAAGGGGGCACGAGAGCCCTGGGTCTGAGCCCAGCCTAGGAGTTCAAGGTCAGATGCTGCCCACGGGGGCCGCAGAGAGGGACTGGTTGCCTTGCAGGTTCAGGCCCCCCGTTATACCCCACTCCCCGACCCCGTGGTTTTTGAGACTCACTGGAAATACTAGCAAATAGGCGCTTTGCAAACCGTCACCTTAAACAGGGCTCATCATCATCCCCTGGAGCCCCGGCAGATGATTAGGCAACAGCTCACCTACCCTCCCATCCGCCCTAGACAGGAAGGTGCCGGCTCACTGGGACTGGGGATCAGGAGGTCCCAGACTCCCTGGGCCTGACGTCggccttctgggcctcagtttcctcatctgtaaatgaggcAGTTCGGCCAAATGACCTAGAGGGTTTCTCTCGCGGTCCCCCGGGGTGGTCCTGCTTCCTCTCCAGGCCTCCACTCACCAAAGCCAACTGCAGAGACGCTCCTTCCCCAGGACTCCGGGGGTGGGGCACAGACCCGGAGGGGGGCCATCTGTGCTCTGGGACAAGCGCTCGATACTGGGAGCGGCAGCAGAGGGGCCCGCGGAACAGCCCCACGGCCAAGAACACACGGGGTGGCCTGGGGTTAAAAAATGGGTGCAGCCGCTCAGCTGTCGGTGGTGCGGACTCGGCAGGGACGCCTTCTAAATACTACCCTGTTTAATTCCTGGCAGCACTTGGCAGCCAGCAGCCCAGGTCATTGTGGAGCCTGCCTGGTCCTGGGGTCCTCAGAGGTGCCTTCGAGGCTCGGGCTCGGAAAGGagcgaggggaggggaggagagggcagtggaggggagggaggatgagGAACCGATGCTGACCGAAGAGAAGAAACCAGGGAGGCGAGGAGCACATTGTTACGCACGTGTTAAAACCACACGTGCACAGAGCAGCGACGCGAACTTTACAAAAACGCGCGAATTAAAAAgacacattcaaaaaaaaaaaagacacattcgTAAGATGTCTGGGATTAACGTCAAGATAACGTGGGGGGAcccctcgggggtgggggggggcgatGAAACCAGGGGGGCCGCCAGCAGGCAGTGGCAGCGCCTGGGCGCTGGGTGTGCGCAAAGGTGACAGACTGTTCTGTCTGGTTTGGTATCTATTtgcaatttttcataataaaactgtTTCCAAAACCACATTAAAATGATGCCTATGGGAATGGGGAGTgaagataaaagcaaataaataaaataaataagtagggaGGATTGAAGGGAGGCCGGGAGGGCGGAGGGTGCAGGCAGCCGGAGCCTGTGCTGGGATCGCGCCCTCGGTCCCAGCCTGTTCCACCCGGGGAGCCCACCGGCACAGGCAAGGAGTCCCCAGTGAACCCCGGCGACAATCGTTTCTCTACCTCGTTTACACGAGGGAACCCGGGGCGGGGAGAGTGGCTGGTCCTCGGCCCTACAGACACGATGGGACCTGAGTTAGCCTGGCCTCCAGGTCTCTGGTGCTAAGCCCTTCTTCCTAAAGCACGACGGAAAAGGAAAGCAAACAAAACTACGGCTTTGGTGCCAGCCCTGCAAAGCCGACCTCTGACCCTGTGACGTTGGGCATCTGGAGGGCAGTGGAGGGGAGGTGCCTGGAAGTCTCTGGAGCTCCATCAAGGtgagcccctcccctccctctcaggGATCAAGGAGGCAGACatgtggaaagagaaaaagagaagccactgccacaACTTTTAAAGCCGGAAAACACGCCCAGCTAGGGGCCTGAGCAAGTGAGCCCGGCCCTCTGGCTGGAGCATTAGTGGCGGTTCCCCGGGGGCTCTCACCTTTACCTGGCGGGAGAAGGTGCTGACAGCCTCCTGCATCCACTCCCTGGGGCCCTGTGGTCTCCGGTCCCTGTCGGCCTCGGGCTGCTCCGTGTGTGCGCGCTCCGGTGCAG from Balaenoptera ricei isolate mBalRic1 chromosome 21, mBalRic1.hap2, whole genome shotgun sequence encodes:
- the ANK1 gene encoding ankyrin-1 isoform X2, which translates into the protein MWAFITQLLVTLVLLGFFLVSCQNVMHIVRGSLCFVLKHIHQELDKELGENEGLSDDDETISTRVVRRRVLLKGDELQDIPGEQVTEEHFTDEQGNVVTKKVIRKVVLHIDPSGADDTQEHEEVISEGPLEDPSEMEADIDYFMTHAKVELRGYSSLQPDLIEGRKGAQIVKRASLKRGKQ
- the ANK1 gene encoding ankyrin-1 isoform X5 translates to MWAFITQLLVTLVLLGFFLVSCQNVMHIVRGSLCFVLKHIHQELDKELGENEGLSDDDETISTRVVRRRVLLKGDELQDIPGEQVTEEHFTDEQGNVVTKKVIRKVVLHIDPSGADDTQEHEEDHTSTPNP
- the ANK1 gene encoding ankyrin-1 isoform X3, with protein sequence MWAFITQLLVTLVLLGFFLVSCQNVMHIVRGSLCFVLKHIHQELDKELGENEGLSDDDETISTRVVRRRVLLKGDELQDIPGEQVTEEHFTDEQGNVVTKKVIRKVVLHIDPSGADDTQEHEEVELRGYSSLQPDLIEGRKGAQIVKRASLKRGKQ
- the ANK1 gene encoding ankyrin-1 isoform X4, whose translation is MWAFITQLLVTLVLLGFFLVSCQNVMHIVRGSLCFVLKHIHQELDKELGENEGLSDDDETISTRVVRRRVLLKGDELQDIPGEQVTEEHFTDEQGNVVTKKVIRKVVLHIDPSGADDTQEHEEVISEGPLEDPSEMEADIDYFMTHAKDHTSTPNP